taaagtggccaAAATTATGAATAAGTGAATGCTGAAGCCGAGATATGAATGACTTCCCCTATGGAAACCCTTAGTATAATAGTCTTGAAACAACCAATCAGGTTgctgctttcattttccaatgggtctctggaaaatgaaaggtgaaatctgattggttgctatgggcaacatctCCCTGTAGCTTCCTGATCAATATTCCCCAGTGAGTGGAGTAGTTAAGTGgtcaagcaaccaatcagattccatctttcatttttttaaaggagctgtcaaaaatgaaaggtggaatctgattggtccctatggtcaactaagccagttctactttacaccagttttttaaATGCCCCCCTTAGTTATCATTTGTAACCTAAAAGAGTCCTTCCACTTAAATTCAGGGCTCAGAAACCTTCCTCactcggctgttcttgtaactcccacagaagtaaaaggaggattctgggagttgtagtttcagaagagCTGGAGcggcggaggttgctgatccctgcttttGATAGTTGTTGGCTATTCCTCCTGACCTCCCCCTtgcacatgcatgctcagtttgactgagcatgcatgtgttcttaaTGGGGAGAGGGGAATAATCGGCTGCCAGACTCCTCCATCTTGAGATTGATATGAAATAAGAAATGCCTGCTCTTTCTTCCCCCAGACATCTGCCATTGGGGGAGTCTTGGGATAccgccacacacacataaatggaCGTCTGGTCCCGCCGAAAATCAGCAGGTTCAGCCGACGTTCATCTAACATACGGCTGTAATCACATGTGCAGttgtttgagccaaagccaggagtgtaTTGAATAGAAACTGGGAAAATAAAGGAAGGACTTGtccttctccttccttctggATCCACTTCTCGCTTCGACTCCAAAATAaacaaactgcatcaaaaactgcacagtgtaaaggaaGACTAACCAGACCCATTAACAACAATGGCAGTTCGGACCAGGTGACAAACTCATAGGGTACAACAGATACTCACCATACTTTTGAGAAGCGCTCCTTGCCGTTGGCTACCAAAGTTGTTCAAGAAGTTGTCTTCCATGTTCTCGGCGCTCTCCCCCGCGTTTTCAGGCTCTGAACGTCGAATATCCGGAGATCTGCGGATACCGGACAGCAGCCCCGACGCTCTTCCCACAGAGTAGTAGCTGGGGCCGGTGGACTGCTTGTACCAGGCGTTGGCGCGTTGGCAGGAGAGCAGCAGAGCGAGGGCGCTGCATATCACGGTCAGACGCAGCGAAGAGCGAGAGCCTAGAGACAGCATGGCGAAGACGTGGAGCTCGGGGCTGTGGTGAGGAAAGAGTTCTAAAGGAGGAAAGAGTGGCAGACTTTTATAGAGGAGAGGGGTGTGCATGCCAGCTCAGACCGGGGGGGGGAGGATGGCGAAGTGGGAGATGACGGGGCGGGGGGGTGGTGGAGGGATGTTGTTATCCTCATATTAAGCCCATGACAGCTCTCTGATCAGTCAGTAAATCTGCGGAGAAGCCCAGGGCGAGGGATATGGAGATGTTCTGCCAAGTGACAGATCTCATTTGACTGGGTAGTAAGTGATAAAGAATCAGTACTTCTGATTGCAATATGACAATTGACCCAAAAAGCCGGTCTCGGCGGTGACAGATGCTGCGTGCACAGCTCCCCAGCTAACCAGAAGTGATTGGGAAGAAGCCGCATAACTGATTCTGTCAAGTGAGAACATATTGGAAACATATTGTGTCCCTGGGAGACACTGCGGCAGATCGCTGTATGTGTGCGCtggtacgcccccccccccccccggaccatTACTCCTCGTATCTCCAATATCAGCTGCCCCCTGATCTGACACTTGCGGATAATCCGACATCTGATGAATCGATTGCTTCTTATCTCGGTCAATGTGCTGTGACtcacaagattttttatttttttttcggtaACCTATAGGGCGGCAGACAACGTAGGACACAGAAGCGCTAAACAAAATCCTACTATGGCATCCAGTACTAAAAAGAGTGAGCGGTGTGAACAGTGTCCCAGGTTCCTTTACTACAGCATGGGCCCCTCAGAGGAATGTATTTAGAGGTcccattatcatttaaaggggttttcctctgGATGGGCCATCagtttttgattggtgggggtccgacagccgggacgaccgccgatcagctatttgagaaggcacaggtgcttgcagtagtgccgcggccttctcctgcctagtcatgtggcctaggagcagctcagccccataaaagtgaatggagctgaactgcaataccaagcacagccactatacaatgtacggcgctgttctTGATGAGCTGAGAGAAGGGCGCGACGCTCACAGGCgtgtcggtgccttctcaaacagctgatcgctggggtcccgagtgtcggactcccaccgatcagataccgatgacatATCTGGAGGACAGGCCTTCCCTAAAATctcagaaaccccctttaaatatgTTTCCCAAGTTATAGATATTGattctgtcctcaggataggtctgattgggggagggTCTGGCAACACTTTGCAGCAGCCGCAGAGAACAGAGCCGGAAgtacagctccatccactgtgtagtggccatgctgggtactgcagctcagctaccaTTCATTTGAACGAATGCCATAAGATTACCAGTCACAGACTCCCCAAACCAGTGCCTGATCCTGTTAATCCATAATAGTACCTgccgcagtgcccccataacgttGACCGTCACAAGGCAAAAAAACAGTGTCTGCCACAATAATAGTGACAGTCACAGTGTGCCCATTGCAATATCTGATGCAGGGCATAAGGAACAGCTAACTACATTCCCCTTGTATTGGTGTTAACCACTTCACTATGCCAACTCTCCCCATATTATTGCTGGCTGAAGTCATAGTGCCAACCACATGCCCTTTCTTCTTATCTTGGAGAGGTGTCTAGCTGCCAGTCCAAGCATAGACGTAGTGAGGGGTTGACTGGTTGGGTAGACAGGGCggtcactgctgcctgcagagtaGCACGCACTTACTTGTGTAGCCATACTCCTGCACGTGCCAGTATGCACCATCTAATGTGCGGGGAAAGTGCTCCCTGCCGATACTACAGGGCTCCCAATGTCAGTGTGACCGCGTTCAGGGGCTCATTCTGTCCCTCATCCTATTTTATGATTAGGGTTATCCACAAATTGGGATCtgggacatagaaacatagaatgtgtcggcagataagaaccatttggcccatctaatatgcccaatatactgagtactatgaatagcccctggccctatcttatatgaaggatggccttatgcctatcccatgcatgcttaaactccttcactgtatttgcagctaccacttctgcaggaaggctattccatgcatccactactctctcagtaaagtaatacttcctgatattacttttaaacctttgcccctctagtttaaaactgtgtcctcttgtagcagtttttcttcttttaaatattctctcctcttttaccttgttgattccctttatgtatttagcagtttctatcatatcccctctgtctcgtctttcttccaagctatacatgttaaggtcctttaatctttcctggtaagttttatcctgcaatccatgtaccagtttagtagctcttctctgaactctctccaaagtatcaatatccttctggagatatggtttccagtactgagcacaatactccagatgaggtctcactaatgctctgtagagcggcatgagaccctccctctttctactggtaattcctcttgctatacaccccagcattctgctagcatttcctgctgctctatgacatggtctgcctacctttaagtcttctgaaataatgacccctaaatccctttcctcacagtcctaacctcaggatctatcactgattttatattctgctcttgggtttttacgccccaggtgcattatcttgcaccatTTTACaatcattgataaaaaaaaatactgcaccaagaaggagttTTGGAATGTAATGATTATATATGTAAGTTTAttagggaaaactgtacaattgaaaggaggctctaggaccctaTTGAGTCACCCCTAGCCTGGGTAcaggatgagatatggcctctagcttggatacaggatgagacacgacctctagcttggatacaggataagatacggcctctagcctgggtacaggatgagatacggcctttatacaagatgaaatatggcctctagcctggatacggtATGAGATATagatgggcatggaggcatacaggttcctgGTATCCcgcagcacatttgcccacagatgttgcagctgggcctctAGATCCTGCATAGGTTTCTGAAGCTGGTGACCCAGCTGGTCCTATAAATGCGCACTTGACAATATATCTGGTGACCGggcagccaaggaagtgttgcaataTGGAGGAGGCATTCCTTGCTGTGTTTgtgggcgagcattatcctgctgagaaATGCCAGTTGGAAGTCCTGCCATAAGAGATAACACACGTGGTtgtaggatgtcctgcacatatcgctgagctgttagtgtccctcgtctctctactaggggtgaccgacgggAGAAtacgatggctccccagatcatcacaccaacagatggggcagtgtgttgctccacagcaaaggcaggattgaagtgctCACCACGAGGCATCCATACACAAACCCAACCGTTttgggatcccaaacagaacctggatttgtcACTGAAGGAGATATGGTTCCAGTGGTAACGAGACCACTGAAAAAGAAAGCGACGTTGCCTGGCTGTCAATGGTAGGACATGTAATGGGCGACACaacaccaaatttccttgtgctaagTACCTGGAAATTGTCCGGCCAGAGACAGGGGTGCGTGATGAAGACGCCACCAGTGTCTGGATGGTGAACAacgaaactgtgggagctgctcatgcTTGTCGTAGGATCCGCTCTACTTGTGGTCTGTCTGGCCATCCGGATCCTGTTCGCCATATGTGCATGCCCTCACGTAACCACCTCTCCCAACACCTCCTACAAATCATCAAAACGacaatcctgcttctctcagtccaataatGTGCTTCCTCTCAAAATCTGTCATATGGACAAAATGTCTTCCAGTGCATTGTAGAGTCATGTCCAGCAGTCAACGATCTGTCACCATGAGGtatactacccaaaagtagcctctgagaaccTTTTTATAGTGCAGTGAGAGAATCGCTTTTACATCCTCTTGTGACAGGAATTGTCTaatccaggcatcctcaaactgcggccctccagctgttgtaaaactacagctcccacaatgccctgctgtaggctgatacctgtaggctgttcgggcatgctgggagttgtagttttgcaacagctggagggccgcagtttgaggatgcctggtctaatcAGACCAGACCTGTAATTACTGACATATCTgcttgagacataactgcatgctgtGTCCGTGCTGCATGCAAATTTTTTGGGCAACCATTGACTTCcatttgcagccaagtatagaacatgttctgtctttttgcgAAACGGGGCATATGAATCTGGAAAGCCCAAggatcatctgtgtgctttccacatccgtatgtccacaGAATAGAATATGCCCACaaaatgtggacccattgaacaaaaaaaatgtggatggcacatggaccacatccgtattttgcggatctacaGT
This window of the Bufo bufo chromosome 6, aBufBuf1.1, whole genome shotgun sequence genome carries:
- the NPB gene encoding neuropeptide B, giving the protein MEARSRCGLLLAAPPVAGCFDPCDREMQRRPCGHQKRHGERELFPHHSPELHVFAMLSLGSRSSLRLTVICSALALLLSCQRANAWYKQSTGPSYYSVGRASGLLSGIRRSPDIRRSEPENAGESAENMEDNFLNNFGSQRQGALLKSMALCVKDVSPNLHSCELLPDTSSTFQCKAQIYLSLDSSDCLNP